One Paenibacillus sp. FSL H7-0737 DNA segment encodes these proteins:
- a CDS encoding sigma-70 family RNA polymerase sigma factor codes for MKRNSLDEIYQMYVMDIYRYLRSLCGDHHAAEDLMQETFYRAYLYLEDCKDEKIKPWLFRVAYNAFVDYKRKEGRSTVQSEDFFKQLAHPDTTESTLLRQERWEEMRIAIGELPDNQRHALLLHDFHGLSYLEASDIMNVGLSQYKILIFRARQKLREAERRRNEHE; via the coding sequence ATGAAGCGAAATTCACTGGATGAAATATATCAGATGTATGTGATGGATATTTACCGCTATTTGCGCTCCCTTTGTGGTGATCATCACGCGGCCGAAGATTTAATGCAGGAGACCTTTTACCGTGCTTATTTATATTTGGAGGATTGTAAAGACGAGAAGATTAAGCCGTGGTTGTTCCGTGTCGCGTACAATGCCTTCGTAGATTATAAGCGGAAGGAAGGACGCAGTACTGTTCAGAGTGAGGATTTTTTTAAACAGCTCGCCCATCCAGATACCACGGAAAGCACGCTGCTTCGGCAGGAACGTTGGGAAGAAATGAGGATTGCGATAGGTGAGCTACCGGACAATCAGAGGCATGCACTTCTGCTACATGATTTTCATGGTCTTAGTTACCTGGAGGCATCGGACATTATGAATGTGGGTCTGTCCCAATATAAGATATTAATCTTTCGAGCTAGACAGAAGCTGCGTGAAGCAGAGCGGAGGAGGAATGAACATGAGTGA